The genomic interval ACGAGGATTCGATCGTCCTCTCGGCGAGCGACTTCGATCGTCGACGGAAGGCCGACGAACCGTACGAGCCCCGTCCGACGACCGGGCGGTTCGAAATCGAGCCCGAATCCGTCTCGAAGCAGGTCTCCGTCACCACGTACGGCGACGAGTACACGCGACCGATTACCGTCCTCGCCGGCGATATCCAGTTCGTGGACGAGGGCGACGGCGAAACCCGCGAGGCCGCCGGCGTCGAATACGAATACTACGAGGCCGACGACGGTGACGGGGTTGCCGCCGTCGGCGACGGCGTCGTCGTCTTCGCCACGGACAGCGGGACGGTCGAGGATGCATTCGCCGCGGACGCGGGCGAGACCGACCGACTGCTGGACGCCGAACCGCTGCTCGAGGAGGCTACCGGCCTCTACGACGATATCGACGGCTACAGCGTTCAACTCAACGACGAGTATCGGGTCCCCGGGAGCGACGACGACGTCGAAGTCGACTACGTCGTTCGAGCGATGACCGTCCTCGGTCCGGATACGATCGAAATGAAATACGGCATCGCCTTCGGAGACGAATCCGACGTCACCGACGAACTGGTCGAAAGCATCGAGAGCGAACTGGCGTACCAGGCGACGAAAGGCGACCCGACCACCGAGGTCGACGGCGACCTCGTTACCGTCACCGCCGAGCGAGACCTCGCGGCCGAACGGCGCGTCCGCGAACACGACAGCCCTGGCTTCCTCCGAGCCGACCGGGACGTCGATCCTGACGACGACTCCCTCGAGATCGAAATCGGCCGCGGCGATCCGACCCCTGTCGAGGACCTCACCCTCGAGGTCGGCGACGAGGAGTACGACCGCGAGATCTGGGCCGACGGCCACGGGACGCTCGAAGAGGGCGACACCATCGCGATCGATATGGACGACGTCGAACCAAACCTGTCGATCTCGCTCACGCACGACCACGAACTCGGCAGCAGTTCGAGCGGGACGACGATCCTTAGCCGCCTCCGGTTCGAGTACGACTACGATCCTGACGCCGAGACGCTCACCGTCGAGTACGCGGACGAGTTCCCCCTCGACGGCGATTCCGTCACGCTCGCGGCCTACGACGAACGGCCCGCCTACCGCCCGGACCCGGACGAGGGCTCCGACCCGCACGCGACCGCCCAGCCCTGGACCGACGAGACCGTAAGCAAGGGCGACCAGGCGACGGTCGACGGCGTCCGAGCCGGCGACACCGTGCTCGTCGGCTGGGACGGGACGAGTCAGCAGGACAGTATCGGTACCTTCCGTGCCCGGCCACCGGGACGGGTTCGTTTCGAGTACGGGTACGAGAGCGAGACGCTCTCGGCGACGATCGAGTTCGAGGACGACGGGGAAACGCGGCCGGCCGACGAGTACGAGCTGCTGGTCGACGACGAGCCGACCGATACCCAGTGGGCCGACGAGTACGAAACCGTCACCTCGGGGACGACGCTCGAGGTCGACGACGTACCGGTCGGCACAGACGTCACCGTCGTCTGGGGCGACGACGCTCGCGTCGGCAGCACTCAAACGCATCCCTCGATCGACCTAGCCTTCGACGAGGACGAGGCCGCGATCGAACACGCCGGTGGCGACGCGGTGCCGGCGTCGAAGCTCACGGCCCGCGTCTGGTCGGAAGACGGCACCAGCGAGATCGACCTCGCCGACGAGATCGACGGCGACTTCGAAGACGGAGATGCCGTGGATATCGACGCTGACGAGGTCCACCACGTCACACTTCGATACGGCGAGCGACGTATCGTCGGCTTTGCTCGTCCGTAGTACTCGGAGCGAAATCCGGGTCCGTTTCCGGCGGCCGGAGACCGCCATCGTCGACCGCTGGCGCGGTGCGATCGACCCGCGCGGGTCGCGACATATTTTTGTCTCCGGCACCGAGCATGATGGACGATGACACTCACCGATCGGATCGCCGCGTTTCGGGAGACACTCGAGGAGTGGCTCCGCGGGCTCTACCACGGGATGATCGCTCATCCCGCCTACGAGAAAATCGAAGCCGAGGCCGAGGATCTCGAGGACGCGTTCATGCTCGCGTGTTTCCCCGACGCGTTCGGCATCCCGTCGCCGGTGTCGTACTACACGGCCGAACTCCTGCCGTACCTCGAAGACGAGTACCAGGCCTGGGAGCGGCGGATGTGGGACCGACAGTCGATCATCGAACGGAAGGGCCACCAGTATCACTTCTGATCCTCGATGACGACGTTCACCTTCTTCGGCGGCAAGGGCGGGGTCGGCAAGACCACCGTTTCGAGCGCTTACGCCCTCGAGTGCGTCGACGCCGGGTTGGAGACGCTGGTGGTCTCGACGGACCCGGCCCACAGTACGGCCGACGTCTTCGATCAGGAGTTCGGCGATGACCCCCGTCCGGTCGAGGGGTACGAGGGGCTCTCGGCGATGGAGATCGATCCCGATCAGGAGGTTCAGGATCACTTGATGGAGCTGAAACAACAGCTCGGCTCGCAGCTGAGCGCGACGATGGTCAACGAAGTCGATCTCCAGTTGGAGATGGCCCACCAGACGCCAGGCGCCTACGAGGCCGCCCTGTTCGATCGGTTCGTCGAGGTCATGCGCACCGCCGAGTCGTACGATCGGGTCGTCTTCGATACTTCGCCGACCGGCTCGACGCTCCGGCTGCTCGCGCTCCCGGATCTGCTCGAACGGTGGATCGAGCGGCTGATGGACAAACGCGAGCGCAGCATCGATCTCTTCGAGAAGGCCGCGATCGGCAATCAGGAACCCCGTCGCGTGATGGAGGGGGATCCGATCCTGGCACGCTTGCGGGAGCGCAAGGAGCGGTTCGAGTTCGCCGGTGAGGTGCTCCGCGAGGACGCCGATTTCTACCTGGTCTTGAACCCCGACGAGCTCTCGATCCGCGAGACGCGTCGGTCGATCGAGCAGCTCCGCGAGGCCGAGCTGCCGGTTCGCGGCCTGGTCGTCAACCGGCTCTCGCCCGAACCCGACCCGGACGAGAACGGCCGGGGAGCGCGGTACCTCCGCCAGCGGGTCGAGACCGAACGCGAGCGCCTCGCCCAGATCGAACGCGAGTTCAACGTCCCGGTCGCGGCGACGATCGAGACCCGCGTCGAGGAGGTCCGCGGGAGCCTTCTCGAAGACGTCGCCGCTGAACTCGAGATCGAAGTCACGAACGCGGACGACGAGCGCGCCCCGCCGACGGAGTAAGTATCCCGCCGGTTCGGGCATCGGTTCGGTCCGATCTGGTACCCAGTTTCCCAGAAGCCGATCCGAATACCGTTTGTTATTTTATGTTCTCTGTCTGATTGGGGAAGAAATGAACGTTCAAACAGCGCTCGTCGGAAACACAATGAATTATATTTATGGTCTCTCCGTACAACCCCTCGCTAGGGAGATGGTAACATGGCAGGCGTAATATGGATCGTCGCACTGGTACTGGTGTTGTTCTCGGTCGCGTACGTGGGGTACGGGCGGTACCTCCAGCAGTTCGTCGACCTCGACGATAGTCGCGAGACGCCAGCGCACAAGTATCAAGACGGTCAGGAGTATGTACCGGCTAAGAAGCCGGTCCTTCTGGGGCACCACTATTCGAGTATCGCGGGCGGGGCACCGATCGTCGGTCCGATCACGGCCGCGCTGGTCTGGGGGTGGGTGCCGGCCGTCCTGTGGGTCGCCATTGGCAATCCGCTGCTCGGGGCAGTCCACGACTTCGTCTCGCTGTCGAGCAGTCTCCGACACGAGGGGAAGTCGATCGGTTACATCATCGGCGAATACGTCGGAGAGCGCGGCAAGAACATGCTGCTGTGGTTCGCGTTCCTGCTGACGATCCTCGTGGTCGCCGTGTTCGCGCTGGTCATCGGAATCGTCTTCGACGGCTACCCCCAGGCCGCCACCGCGAGTATGCTCTACATCGGGCTCGCACTGGTCTTCGGGTTCTGGCTCTACCAGCTGAACCTCCCGTTCTCGGTGGGAACGGTCGTCTTCGTCACCGGCATCTTCGCGACGGTGTACGTGGGTATCCAGTATCCGATCGCGCTGTTCGGTTCGGAGTTCCCGAACGCTTCCGACACGATCGTCCTGTTCGGCGAGACCGCACCCTCGTTCGTGCCGGAGCTCGGCTTCAACGCGAACGTCGGCGCGTGGGTGCTCGTGATGCTCGTCTACGGCGGAATCGCCAGCATCCTGCCGGTCTGGATGCTGCTCCAGCCCCGCGACTACCTGTCGTCGTTCCTGCTGTACACCGGCGTCGGCGGTGCGCTGCTGGCCGTCATCGTCGGCACCTTCGTCACGACCACCAGTCAGCCCCTGGAGTTCCAGGTCGACGCCTGGTACGGAGTGTTCGGCAGCAATAACGCGGCGTACGATCTCATGCCGCTGTTCCCGCTGCTGTTCATCACGATCGCCTGCGGGACGATCAGCGGCTTCCACTCGCTGGTTTCCTCGGGGACCACGGCCAAACAACTCAACCGGGAGACCGACGCCCGCCTGATTGGCTACGGCGGGATGCTCGGCGAGGGGCTGCTCGCCGCAGTCGCGCTCTGTACGATCGGCGTCGCGGGGATCGCCGGCGCCGGCGGGATTGGCACGGCGCTGCCGAACTTCGCGACCGGCGGCGGCGTGATCCTCACCGCCTTCGGTATTCCCGAGAGCTACGGCGCGCCGTTCATGGCGCTGGTGCTCGCGAGCTTCCTCCTGACGAGCATGGACACCGCCGTCCGCCTCAGCAGGTACATGGTCGAGGAACTCGTCGGAACGCCCCGGACGACGGCCCAGACGTACGGCGCCAACCGCTACGTCAACACGAGCATCGTCGTAATCGTCGCGTTCCTCCTGCTCGGCACCGGGAGCTGGGAGGACCTGTGGCTGCTGTTCGGCGGCGCGAACCAGCTGCTGGCCGCGCTGGCGCTGCTGACCGGGACGGTCTGGCTCGCCAACTGGGACCGGAGCAAGCAGCTGGTCAGCACGGGCGTTCCGCTGGCGGTGATGTCGTTCATCACGATCATCGGTCTCGTCTGGGTCGCGTTCTACCAGGTGCTGTACGTCCGGCTCATCTCAGGTTCTCCCGGGTTCTGGACCTGGGTCTCCGGCGGCGGCCAGATCGTGATCAACCTGACGCTGATCGGCCTGGCGCTGTCGCTGCTGCGGCTGGGCTACGGCAATATCAAGTCCAGTCGCGGGCTTGGCGACGAGGCCGTGGCAGCCGACGGCGGCGAACCGTCGGACGACGACCGCTAAAGCTGGAATCGCCGGGCGATCAGCCCGAGAATACCCGGTTCTTTTCGTTCGATTCGCTCCCAGAGTCGAAACGCGGTCGCGACGTCGGCGTTCTCGCTGGCGACCAGGTCTTCGTCGTCGGGCGCGACGACGATCAGGTTGAGTTCGTAGTGGCCGAAGTAGCCGTACTTCAACAGCGTTCGGTCCGAGAACCCGGCGACGCGGTCGCGAACGGCGTCGGGGATCGACGGTGCGACGGCGACGAATGTGAACTCGGTGCTGAAGTGCTCCTCGTCGGCGTCGATCCAGTCGTCGGCTAAGCGATGCCCCAGCTCGACGTACCGATCGAGCGTTCGGTCGTCGACGCGGTCGACGCGGTCGACGAACAGGTGCTCCGTCGACTCGTGTTCGGCGATCGAGATCGCGGGGTGGAGGAAGTGCTTCTGGCTGGTCAGGTCCATGCGCCCGTACAGCGTGAACCGCTCGCCGTCGACAGCGTAGTCCTTCTCGAGGTCGTAGTTGTGCAGCAGCCGATCGCTCACCCGGTCGACGTACTCGTCGTCCCAGTCGGGGACGTCCGCGGGCTTCGTCTCCGAGTTCGAATCGAGAGCGCGGCCCTCGTCCGCCACCGTCTCGCGATCAGACATAGTCGCGGTCCCCTCCGTCGGTCCACGAGCGTTCGGCTCGCTGTGGCGGATCGCGGCCGATAGATCGCGCGCCTGGCGAACCGAACGACCGTCCCGTCGTGACCGCTCGTGCCGATCCCCGCCGCGATCGGTGAGTCCCGTTGCCGAAATCGTCCATGTGGACTGATGCCACGTTGCGGACAAAAGTCCGTCGGCACGGCGGGCCGGGCGCGTGACGGATTTAAGTGGCGACGCCCCCTACAGTGGGACGTACTCCCATGGTAAAAGACCGCGAATCCTGCGGCCGTTGTTCGATGTCGGCCGCAGTCGACGTCGCGAACACCGACCGCGACGCCGACGAACTGGGCGAGCGCGACCCCTACGGCGAGGAGCGGATCGAGGTCGACGAGGACCGACTCCGGACGCTCTCACCCGGCGCCTGGGCCGGTGGGCTTGCAGACCGACTCGACGACGCGGTCGGGCGGTTCGTCTGGAACCGGTGAGCGGCTGCGGCCGCGACCGGCGACGACTGACACACGAGCGTCACGGTCCCGTCTCCCGGTCGCCGTCGCGAGCCGGCCGGATCTCGAGAGAGCCGCGGCTGGAGACGGTTATTCGAACGCCGCGGTGTACGAACTCGATCGACCGTCGGGACGGCCTGGCGCGCAACTCGGACGGGGTCAGCACCCGGTCGAGCGCGTCGGGATCGATCGCCTCGTACAACGACTCTCCGCGGTCGAGGGCGTCATCGGGAAGCGATTCGAGCGCCGTGATGACGGCGAGACTCGGCGCCGTCGTGGCCGGGTTGTACGCCATTCGGTAGGTTTCGGTTGTCGGATCGTACGATAGCGTCTCGACGGAAACGGCGTCAGCTGAGTTCATTGTCATTGGCTTCGTCGACGACTTGTTTGCCGAAGTGGTCGAACGGCTGGACGTGCGAACTCTTGAGGACGCTCGAGTTAACGACCGTCAGGCCGAGTTCGTGTAACTCGTCGTTGACCCGAGCGATGTCGTCGGTGTCCGTTCCGATGGCTTCGATCTGGACGTTGTCTCGTCCGTTGAGAACCTCGCGAACGC from Natrinema salifodinae carries:
- a CDS encoding ArsA family ATPase; this translates as MTTFTFFGGKGGVGKTTVSSAYALECVDAGLETLVVSTDPAHSTADVFDQEFGDDPRPVEGYEGLSAMEIDPDQEVQDHLMELKQQLGSQLSATMVNEVDLQLEMAHQTPGAYEAALFDRFVEVMRTAESYDRVVFDTSPTGSTLRLLALPDLLERWIERLMDKRERSIDLFEKAAIGNQEPRRVMEGDPILARLRERKERFEFAGEVLREDADFYLVLNPDELSIRETRRSIEQLREAELPVRGLVVNRLSPEPDPDENGRGARYLRQRVETERERLAQIEREFNVPVAATIETRVEEVRGSLLEDVAAELEIEVTNADDERAPPTE
- a CDS encoding carbon starvation CstA family protein; translation: MAGVIWIVALVLVLFSVAYVGYGRYLQQFVDLDDSRETPAHKYQDGQEYVPAKKPVLLGHHYSSIAGGAPIVGPITAALVWGWVPAVLWVAIGNPLLGAVHDFVSLSSSLRHEGKSIGYIIGEYVGERGKNMLLWFAFLLTILVVAVFALVIGIVFDGYPQAATASMLYIGLALVFGFWLYQLNLPFSVGTVVFVTGIFATVYVGIQYPIALFGSEFPNASDTIVLFGETAPSFVPELGFNANVGAWVLVMLVYGGIASILPVWMLLQPRDYLSSFLLYTGVGGALLAVIVGTFVTTTSQPLEFQVDAWYGVFGSNNAAYDLMPLFPLLFITIACGTISGFHSLVSSGTTAKQLNRETDARLIGYGGMLGEGLLAAVALCTIGVAGIAGAGGIGTALPNFATGGGVILTAFGIPESYGAPFMALVLASFLLTSMDTAVRLSRYMVEELVGTPRTTAQTYGANRYVNTSIVVIVAFLLLGTGSWEDLWLLFGGANQLLAALALLTGTVWLANWDRSKQLVSTGVPLAVMSFITIIGLVWVAFYQVLYVRLISGSPGFWTWVSGGGQIVINLTLIGLALSLLRLGYGNIKSSRGLGDEAVAADGGEPSDDDR
- a CDS encoding HalOD1 output domain-containing protein; the protein is MTMNSADAVSVETLSYDPTTETYRMAYNPATTAPSLAVITALESLPDDALDRGESLYEAIDPDALDRVLTPSELRARPSRRSIEFVHRGVRITVSSRGSLEIRPARDGDRETGP